The sequence below is a genomic window from Anopheles cruzii chromosome 3, idAnoCruzAS_RS32_06, whole genome shotgun sequence.
TAGTCTTTCGCCGTTACACACGGTTCGATAGACAACTGAATTGTGGAACCTTTCAATTTTATGATCGGATTTTAGTCCCAATCTAGGTTGATGAAATGATCAAATCATACCATTCGCACATGAGTCAACTCTCTGAATCACCGATAAATTGTTATATTTGATCGACTACGAGCAAACGCGGAACACACTTGGAAGATCACTTAGGAGACATATCATTTGAAAATCCCACAGAAGCCGTACGTTGTTTAACGATTTTCTACAATTAGTTCATCAATCCAGGAGTTGAAAATATTCACATTTATTTCGGCTCGGGACACAACACTGAGTATGTACTGTTTCTGATGTTCTGAGTACATTTTAACTAATTTAACACGTGTTAATACACAACAACTGTAGATCTCTACCAAGCTCAGTTCTGTAATGTCATAAATTTCCCCATTCTGGTCATTTCCCAGTAGCTTAGAACACAAAGCAGACCTTGCACTTGCTTTATGGACACCTTCTGTCCAGTTAATCCTAGTGAATAACACAAAAACGCGTCAATTCCCCCTCGTATTacccaaacaaaaccacatTCGATTCGGTGTTTAACATTTACATAATTCCTCCATAAATTAGTCACCGGAGGCCTACGCTTGTGCCCGGCGCAGACAGAAAGTAATTAGAATTCCCCACGAACGAACCACGGGCGCGAACGAATAatggggaaaacaaacaagttgTAACTCACGGCGCACCACGCAAAACGGGACACGCAATTGACGCGAAATAATTTGTCAACCCGCGCAATCGGTGCCAGGAAGTTCACTTATCGAAATATAAGCAGCACACCCGAAGGTCGGCTGGGCCGACGGATCGGACATTCCGACGTCGTGGGGGACGGGGCAAACCGATAACAAGACGACCGAAGCAAGCGCGCGGCCACTGGATGATTTATGCGACTTTAACAAACCACCTTCAACAAATCCCTCGCCAGACAGCTGGCCGACACCTAGGCGACTCCTTCGTTTGGCCCTGATTTAGAGCAGCTAGTGCTCCTTCGTTCCGTACGCCCGCGTGGCCGCCGGGTCGGCCGTGGTCGGCTGGTGCTAACTGGCTGCGGTTGCGCTCTAAGGCTCTTCGACAGATTTATTAGCGCGAAAGCAATAACTCATTTTAGCACTTGACCAATCCAAATCGTCGCGCAACGCAACGAACCGAGTGGGCGCCATTTTGAGCCTCTGATAACAACCTGAGCAGGACATGGAAAAAACCGTTACCGAGGCAGAGACGGCCGTGCAGAGTGGAAGAATTCATCGTTGGGACCACGTGGCACTTACCCTGATCTATTCgttcattttctttcaattcaaaaCCGGACTCCCAAAGACATGTTTTCGTAATAGTTGCAGAAATGTCTGTATTTCTTCGCATTCGTGTGTTCGTATGTACAGTTCTGGCTcaggccggaccggacgttCGGCAGGACCGAAAGATCACTATTTACAAATCGGTGTGCGCCCGTGCATCTTCCGAGTTCCGCTGTCCCCCGGTGAATAGactgtgagtgtgtgtgagtgtgttggtgtttcgTACGAAGTAAGGATGCGTTGTGGACGTGCTTTAGGACGAGCCCGTTTCCTACGCGAGTCCTGCGCGTTCTGCGCGATCAGCACCAGCTGTGCGTCCTGGCAATCCTCGTGCCAGCGAGAAGAAAGTGTGGCCGCCACTCTTCCGGCCAATCCTGCCGACCAATCGGCCACTACCGCCTATCAGCCGACCCCGGACAGCATCTGTTTGGTGTAGCTCGAGAACAGGAGATGCTTGGAGAAGGAAGCTAACCGTTCGGAGTCGGCCTTCTCGAAGGCGCCCGCGCCTTGCTGGCTGCCCTGCAgcgatgacggcggcgacgagctGGACTCCTCGCCCTCGCTGTGGCTGTGAGTGCTCCGGTTCGACTCGCCCTCGTGGCTCGACCCCGTGTCCTCGTGCGTCTTCATGTGCGCCTTCAGATTGCAGGCCAGCGCGAACGATTTGTTGCAGATTTCGCAGACGTGCGGCTTATCACCTGCGAAGAACGGagtggaagagagagagagaaacggaCCATGAAGGACATTACTGTAGGGGCGTCGAAAGACGGGCGCTGgagggatgaaaaatggccgacCGAAGGAATTTGCAAACGAAGACGCTACCGCGGCGTTGGCCCAGATATGATTTCAATTGTCCCCCGCCCAACAATAACGACATCATAATGCGGCAGCAATCATAAATTATAACCCCGGCGGGGGGGACAGTGCATAGCAATGACCGCATTAATAATAAGGCCGCGGCATGCCGCGGATTCGCCGCGCCGCACGGGTCCAAAAGGGCCGCGGTTGAATGGGGCGCATCGAGGGCGCGCACTCCGCGCCGCATGTTTACAAGCGCTAGAACATGATCGCTGACGATCGCCGCGCAATTCATGGCCCCTACGGATGACGGATGGGTTTCGCGTCCGCGGCCGATGATGCGTCGACAGGTTTCTCCGCTGTGTCCTTCAAGAAACCGCAAATTCTTCTAGcgtttcttcctcttcgtcggCCGAAGCCGACTTCATTGCGCACGAGGGTCGAGGGAATTAAATCGTCTTCAGCTCGTCGGTTTCGAACTTTCGATTAAGGGGCAACAATTTGGGTCCCAAAGTTCCCCTTCTCGTGCGTAATTGAGCCCCACGGGGCACAGCGGGGATGCGTGGCACCATTCACACCCAGCCGCAACACCTCGAGCGAGCTCCCGGACCGAAGCTGTTCACCCACGTTGACGCAATCTCCCGTGGCGCGAGCGTGCGCAGGATCAAATCGCTACCGTGGCCACGTCATCCGCCGGGTTTGCCACATCATCAACCGGTGGCGCGGCGGTTCACGCGTCATCGTCAACGGATATTCTAGCTGCCGCCCAATGACGGGCGTTTTAATTGGCCGTGAATTTTCGATGGCTCAATGGAGCTGTACGCTCAATTTGCTGGCCGAACGGGGTATTAGGGGGTAATGGAACACGACGGGAGGAAACGGAACGCTGCCTAGAACGCTGCGCGCGACTCTAGAttgagttgtttttttttaattgattcaCGAACCATTCACTTTCGAACCTACCTCCGGGATCTGTTACGGACAGGCCAGGAGCCACGTCCAAGTTGCCCATTTCTTCCCAGTCACGGTCGTCGGAATTTGGGCCGGCTACGCCGGCAGCTACCTGCTTCCTGCCCGTCCGGTAGGTCCGgtccatccattttttgtgatTCGTTAAAAGTATGTTTCCCGATAGCCCGAAAACCACAAttcttctttcgcttcgcggGTCCTTTCTTCGGGTTTCACATGACTCCTGAGGCTGTGCAACAGACGGAAAGTGACAgcgccgggacgggacgggaaaatAACGATCGCACTAACGCACTTGACTGTGCGTCGGGTCCGCATGCTTATCTTCGGCGGATCGCCATCACcggcccgaaagtggccaTCAACCCCCAGAACCGGACCGGGTCCGTGCATGATCGCTGCCGGGGATGCGTTGCTGCACCGACCACCAAATGGTGCCCCGAATGCGGGGTTGCGTGACGCAACCTGCACCGAAACAGGTGATGCTAACAACTTCCCTATCGcaggccatcatcatcatcgtcggcatcATCGTCGGTAGCCGGGTACACGATACTTCCGCAGGGCCTACTTACCGGTGTGCAGGAAGAGGTGATTTTTCAGGTTCGTCTGCTTGGAGAAGCCCCGGGAGCAGATGTGACACTTGAACGGCCAGGACCCGTTGTGGACGTACATGTGCGACTTGAGATCGCCCGGCGTCGGGAAGGACTTGGAGCAGAGGCTGCACTTGTGGGGTTTGTCCTGCGGAAGGGAGAGGACGAGAAGAGTGGAAAAGGGGTCAGTAACGACAGCTTCGGCGGGTCGGCTTCAAAGGGTGTAGAATTAAGAAGCTAAACGTCAACTGCCGCTTGCCGGATGACGGGTCCACCAGAAATAAATCACCAGCCACCGTATCTTGGGCCGACGCCCACACAGTGGCTGGGGGCGGTTGCGCTGAGTTCATCATCCAGGACCGGGGTCGGGGACAACTCAATTCGGAGCGCtccggacggcggcggtgacaaCATTAAACCTGACTTTGATTGATGGACCGGGAGCTCCGCGGGCTAGACCAGGGAGTCGTGAGCCGGCCAGAACGGCGACCCGAAGACGGTGATCGATCGAATTCCTTACCTTGATGTGCGTCATGCGGCACCGCGCCGAGGCCACCGATCGACGCGGCGCGCGATAAGCAAATGTTGCCCGCCAAAGGGATAGTTTAATAAACCGCAGCTGCCGCAGCTTCTGGTATGCTACCGTGCGGCGGCCCGGCCAAGGCCACGGAGCCCCGGCCAAGGAGCCACGCAGCACAAGAAGATTACCACATGCAAAGCTCAGAGCGTTgggacgagaaaaaaacctACGCCCGCGAATTGAAGTGGCTCTTCCAGTGGCAATCGCCAATCACTGGGCCTCCGCCCCCCTTGAGCTCCCGGCATCTGCAGTCCTCCAGTCAAACAATGCCGGATTCTGCATGGGGTGCAGTGTgcaacggaaaaaaaggaaacgaagtCGCCAAACGCATCGCGACCCCGAGGAGATGAAGCGTAAAAAAGCTTTTAAAATCAAGCCGCACCGCGCGGAGAGGAGCTTTACGGCACATTATAAAGGGTGCCCCTTGCACCACCGTGCGCGGAAGTTCTGGGGAGGCCGCTCGAATCGAACGCCGGGAAGCAGtccttcggaacggaagcagcCGGCCCGCCGGGCCGCGCGGCCATTGTTAATTCACCCGGAATGGGTTGAATATTGATTTTATCGGAAGCGGATCTCTTTGAAGATTTAACGAAGAATTCGAACGCAATGgctttcgctcgctcactctctccccttctctctctctctcactctttctgTTTCGCAGAGTGTCCCGGAGATTTCGGTGTGCTAAGATCCGTGGGAGTCTTTCTTGCTTGATGTGTAGTATGTGTGTTCCGTGGACgatgaaaaaacaaatggcaaagaaTTAAACGCATCCACcttgtggcgtggcgttgaAGTCACCGGGGCTCCGGGGCTGTGATAGACGAGTTTTTTTCACCCGGGCTTTCGCACGGGCGGAGCGGCCCAAAGTGAGCCATAAGAGGCCCCTCCGGGGGAGGGCAACGCATTAACAAGGACCGGCGTATAACGTCGACGGACATACCACCCGAGATAGTCGCGGGCCCCGCCGGCGGGTGGATACGGCGTAGTGCACACGTAAGTGCAGTGGCATACAGAGGCATGCAGAGGCCTCTTGGTGCCGTCGAGATGCCGCCAGTTCGATTTGGGACGCGCTTTGGGGCGGCACCGTGTGCTTTGGTGCCGCGCGTATGATCGAAATCGGTGATCGGTTTGTGatccggcacggcccggcatTGCTGAAATATTTGAGCGACATGGCGATGAACCTCGGAGTGGGGGTGGTCGGAAAATCTCTTATAAATCACGCCGCACGCACGGATGCTTGTCAAGCAGATCCTGCGGGGCAGATCGTTTAGTGCCCATAATTAGTCGGTTGTCAATCTTGATGCGTTTGAGTGAATTACAGCCGCCAGGTCCAGTGTGGGCGAGGCACGtgccgggcgcgcgtgtgaCGTCAGAGATTTACTGACCAATCGAATCGGCCCACTTGTCCTGCCTGCaccggtgatcgatcgatcgctgatAAAGTCTAATTTGTGAGCGCGCGCCTGTCCGCCAATTAAATGTCCGGCCTGTCCGGCCCAGCAATTTTTAATCGAACAtaaattcgcccgaagccgACCGTACCGGAATGCGAACAATTTAGACGGTGAAGTACACTGGAGAAATTTGAATACAACGTGACGATTTATGTTTGCTCGAATGTACTGTGTCATCGAGTGCCGTCAACAAGAAAGGACTGCTAAGGTCCCGATGATAAATTTGATTAGTCGAaagattgaaaataaaacaggtCTAATGCCAGCCATTGATGCTAAGGTGAGTTGAGactcaaataaaaaacatctAGCTTGATAGTCTTGATGCGTTTCTTGCGAGCCAAGTCTTCCCATCGCTTTTTCTCGTCAGATGGCTCACATTTCTGAGACACGTCGTACAATCCGATACTTTACTACTGTAGCCAAAAAATATCAGGAATTTATTTATACatcaaaacaattttatttattctgccAAATTAATTTCATCGCCCTCAAAGGATATGGGTAGAGTTTGTGATGAAAAGATCACAAAATGATCACCGTAATGGAAGGCAACAACTTCCTCGTGAGGcaagaaccaagaattgttCCTTCACAAATCAGGTCTTGTTTGACTCATACTCATGTTTGACATAAGGGTCACGTTATCGTCAACAGTCCGAAATTTACGTATGTGGCAGTCATAAAATGAATGAAGTTTGGAGAGACTGCGATTGACCAGAGATTATCGCGAACGTCGTGCGATGGACCACTTCGAGGAACTAAAAGCAAGTTCAGACCTACATTGCATTGCTCGGCTTGTGCTAGAATGGAGAAATTCCAACGGTACAAAGTATTGGCACGCGGCCCCCAACCACTGGCCGTTGGTAGCTGGCAACTATGTGTGTTAAGTGGCCCCCAAGAGGTATCGCGCCCCCACCGACGGTATGCGTATGCGCAGCCCCCGTTTCAGCTCAGTACGCTGCGGGTTGATTCATAAATTGTATCATTAAATTGAATGATTGTTTGTAATTTATGATTACCGGTATCGATTTCACGATTTATTTTCACCTTCCGTTCCGACGGCACGAGCACGTAGCGCCCGCACCGCCGTACCGGCTGCCGTAGGAAGAATTTGAATTAGAAGAATTATAGATGGAATTAAAGTGTGATTCGATGACGATCAATTTTCGCCCGCCACGGCTCGGAGGAATTTCGGGGCGAATCCCGGGAATCGATAGGCGAGCGAGACTACTGTTTGCTTAAACTGCTTGCGAGATTGAATCGCCTGAGCCCCTGAGCCGAAGCGGCAGCCACCGGAACGAGCATCATTATCCTCAATTCTGCTACCTCGAGTGAAAGCCTCGAATGAATTGATATTGGGGAAAATGAGGAACCGCCAGCTCAGTAACGGGGGGTGATTTACGGATAGGAAGcctgggcccggcccggaccgccGCTCCTAATGCGCAAAGCTCGATGGGGATCACTGGCGATCGATTCACCGCGCGGAGGTCcgaaccctttttcggtggccttTCGTGACGCAAAGCATCGGCCGCGGGTGGTTGCATCTTTTTGCGGACGACCGATCGCATGCGAAATGCAATTAGCCGGCGGCGCCGAGTTTTTAGGAGATTTCGCAGGAATTCGAGTAGGAATATGGCACACACATGATGCATGCGTTGTTTCCGTGGAATTCCGTTCGATGAGCCGAGGTGCCCCCGAGGAGCGCCGATTTCTAGAACTGCGCCGTATCCGTCGGGTTCTTGGCGATTGGCTGTGGTTTCTTCCGTCTCTAAATATCACTCGACGCGACGCGGCCGCTACAATCGTAACCGCGGGGCCCGAGCTGCAGCAGATTACTGGTCCGGTTCGGACCCGGGTTGCTTTGCATTTCGGTCCCCTCGGGCCCCTCCGACGGTAGCACGTGTTGCGCGCCGTGTTTCCGAGTGggtccgtcggtggcggcggtggcgacgacggcggcggtcacgAACTTGTGGCGCGGGCTTGATTATAGCCTCTGCGGAAGCGGAATTTAGTCGAGATTTAATGCTTGTTTAAGAACGGCAGCCCGCCGGGCCCCCGCTGCCGACTACTCCGACGACGGGTGGCTCGTTTACACTTCCTAAGAACCCGGACCtaaaccgggccgggaccgggcaacAGCTTGCGGGCGTTTGTGGAGTTGCGCCGGGATCAAGATTCGAATCAAAGCTCGCACCGATCCGCGCAGTTCACAGCCGcccgcggtgctgctggttgctgcCCGAAATCATCAACAAATCCAACGTGGCCGAAGCTATGCGCGCAGTATGCGCCCGCGTCCAccggccacaaacaaaaaaccactgCTGGGTGCTGGCCAAACCTCGAAACAAGTCCATCGAAGCTAAGGGTATTATTAGCGGAAGGGTTTTTCGGTGTGTTGTGAAAGAATTTTCCCCTCGGGGGAGGTTTCGTTGCTTGCTGGTGGTTGTATCcgaaaaaataaaggaaataaaatggccccgaaccggcaaccggaccGAAAGGATGCCGTCAGGGCTGTCAGAGTGCGTCAGAGTGCAGTGCTCGGAAGCCGTGGGGTGTTATTAAAAACACTACCGTGCcttggtggccggtggactTATGCCTCCCGACCGACCAGAAGGCCATCAAGATACTTGCGTGGCCCGATTTGGCTTATGGTTGCGCCGGACGTGCACCGCTGGGTTGCTTTGTGGTAGTTGCCCAGCAACATGTTGCCGGCCACCGAGAGATCGAACTCATCAACCATCCAGGCCAGTTCATCCAATtataaatgttaaataaatgGTAAAAGTTTAAGTAACATTTTTAGTGCCCGCCCGGCTAGGGACACGGTGGCAAAATGCAGCGCAGGACAACGGTGTAAAATGTGATTTTTACGAGCAAAACGAACTTTTATTGCGCACCAGCCACAGCGGCATCGGGCCCAGGACAGCTGTCCGCACAATGATGGGCAGCACAACAATTAGCACGGCAAGCTAATAGGGTGGGGTGTTTCGGGGCTGCACCTTGTGCCGTGTTTGTGGGTCACGCGGCTCGGAATCCACCGTAATGAAGCGCTCCCATCAAAGTGCTTTTTGGCGGGGCCATCTCGCTTTCGAtcgcggtctctctctctctcgctctctcgctgtgATCGCATAAGTGTAGATGATTTAATGCTCGGTCACCACAGGGTTCGCCTGTTCTAGGTTCACCGATCGATCATtaacggcgatggcgatggtggcggtggcggtgcaacCATAAAACGCTCACCACGGGTCCTGATCCTTAATCGAGCTTCACCTGCACCACCACTGACATCGTCCCGGAAAGCCAGGggttccgggctccggggcTCACGCCTCACGATGGCAGGTGATTTTTGGTCCCCGAAGAGGGACGATCGACAGCGTTCGGGGTTCCGTTAGGATGTGACCGGCCGAGGGATGATCCCATTAGAAAGGTGCAGCACCGAGGGGTTCttagaaaagggaaaaacgaGAGCACTTTAGGGAAAGGAAATAGCTTCGATCCATCGATCTCGGAATCGATGCGCAAGGTGCAGCGAGCCAAAGGGATCTTTATTCTTCGTGCGGCGCTCGAAATTCCGTGAAGATTATCAGCATAATTCGAGCGACCAATTTCCACGTCTTGGCATGCGCTCTACTGTCTTCGGGTTTCTTTCGGCTCACGCAACTGCGCCGTTTAATTTGGGACGGCTCCTTGGCGAAGTCTATCCGCTCACGGCGCAACGTTTAGCAGCGCGCGGTGCAGCGTCCGGTGCGGTAATGGCGAAGTTGCGTTTGAAACGTgccctccgtttttttttggaattGCGGAACAATATTACTCGCCGCCCGCGTACACTCGCTTCGGGGCGGCCCCCTCAAAAACCGGGTGCCATTCCGGTAGCCACCGGCGTACCACGAGCGCGGCACGCACTGCGCCGTCGTTTACGTTCCCGCGCCACCCCACCCCGATGGCCGATCCGAGGGCAAAGTGTTGGCACGATGCGCGTAAACGATCGGTTAGAACGCAAACATTACGGGCGAACGAGAGACTGAACGGAGCGGCTGCAATCGAACGGggagccgagccgaaccaTTTGCATGATCGCCACTGCTGGCCACTgcgcgaaaaacggaacgaacccaccgacggacggacggacggtgcggAGCGAAAATTGCCGGTTTTGCAAATTACAAAATCGTGATTAGCGCACAAGCCAAGCGGCGCACGATCGGGAACAAAGTGTGATCGACCGGGCGCTTGGGTTGGGCGGGGTAACGCCGGGAACAAAAACCGCTCCGCGACGATCGACAGGCAAAACGTCTTCAAGAATCGCGGTTCTAACTCGTGGTTCTGCTCGGAAAGGTGACTGAGC
It includes:
- the LOC128271166 gene encoding zinc finger protein 226-like; the protein is MTHIKDKPHKCSLCSKSFPTPGDLKSHMYVHNGSWPFKCHICSRGFSKQTNLKNHLFLHTGDKPHVCEICNKSFALACNLKAHMKTHEDTGSSHEGESNRSTHSHSEGEESSSSPPSSLQGSQQGAGAFEKADSERLASFSKHLLFSSYTKQMLSGVG